One window of the Pseudomonas sihuiensis genome contains the following:
- a CDS encoding ArsR/SmtB family transcription factor: protein MTLRAPQLDFDPCDELAALCKAGGDPLRLNVLRALSNDSFGVLELAQIFAIGQSGMSHHLKVLAQAGLVATRREGNAIFYRRALPNGRLHAALLDDIDELPLPGDVQTRIAAVHLQRATVSRDFFARMATSFQAQQDLIAGLPQYRDSLLALLDALHFAPGATALEIGPGDGAFLPELARRFARVTALDNSPAMLELASQRCAAEGLDNVELKLADALEDAPVTADCVVLNMVLHHFATPAEAFRKLAALVAPGGSLLLSELCSHDQSWAREACGDLWLGFEQEDLARWATAAGLTPGESLYIGLKNGFQIQLRHFAKPDAHSAFSLRQERNR from the coding sequence ATGACCCTGCGCGCACCCCAGTTGGATTTCGACCCCTGCGACGAGCTCGCCGCCCTGTGCAAGGCCGGCGGCGATCCGCTGCGCCTGAATGTGCTTCGCGCGCTGAGCAACGATTCGTTCGGCGTGCTGGAACTGGCGCAGATCTTCGCTATTGGCCAGTCGGGCATGAGCCACCACCTCAAGGTGCTGGCCCAGGCCGGCCTGGTGGCCACGCGCCGCGAGGGCAACGCGATCTTCTACCGCCGCGCGTTGCCCAATGGCCGCCTGCACGCCGCCCTGCTGGACGATATCGACGAACTGCCATTGCCTGGCGATGTGCAAACGCGCATTGCCGCCGTTCATCTGCAACGCGCCACCGTCAGCCGCGATTTCTTCGCGCGCATGGCCACCAGCTTCCAGGCCCAGCAGGATCTGATCGCCGGTTTACCGCAGTACCGCGACAGCCTGCTGGCCCTGCTCGATGCCCTGCATTTCGCGCCGGGCGCCACGGCATTGGAGATCGGTCCTGGTGATGGCGCCTTCCTGCCCGAACTGGCGCGGCGCTTCGCCCGGGTCACGGCACTGGACAACAGCCCGGCTATGCTCGAACTGGCCAGCCAACGCTGCGCCGCCGAGGGCCTGGATAACGTCGAGCTGAAACTGGCCGATGCGCTAGAGGACGCGCCAGTCACGGCCGATTGCGTGGTGCTGAACATGGTGCTGCACCACTTCGCCACGCCGGCCGAAGCCTTTCGCAAGCTGGCCGCCTTGGTCGCCCCCGGCGGCAGCCTGCTGCTCAGCGAGCTGTGCAGCCACGACCAGAGCTGGGCGCGCGAAGCCTGCGGCGACCTGTGGCTCGGTTTTGAGCAAGAAGACCTAGCGCGCTGGGCGACGGCCGCCGGCCTGACGCCCGGCGAAAGCCTCTACATAGGCCTGAAAAACGGCTTTCAGATTCAATTACGGCACTTTGCCAAACCCGATGCGCACAGCGCCTTCAGCCTCCGGCAAGAAAGGAACCGATAG
- the metK gene encoding methionine adenosyltransferase, producing MSEYSLFTSESVSEGHPDKIADQISDAVLDAIIAQDKHARVAVETLVKTGVAIVAGEVTTSAWVDLEQIVRDVICDIGYTSSDVGFDGATCGVLNIIGKQSPDINQGVDRAKPEDQGAGDQGLMFGYASNETDVLMPAPICFSHRLVERQAEARKSGLLPWLRPDAKSQVTCRYENGKVAAIDAVVLSTQHNPEVKYDDLREGVMELIVKHVLPAELLHKDTQFHINPTGQFIIGGPVGDCGLTGRKIIVDSYGGMARHGGGAFSGKDPSKVDRSAAYAGRYVAKNIVAAGLADRCEIQVSYAIGVAQPTSISINTFGTHKIAEDKIIKLVRDVFDLRPYAITKMLDLLHPMYQDTAAYGHFGRTPQSKTVGDDSFTTFTWERTDKADDLRAAAGL from the coding sequence ATGAGCGAATATTCCCTGTTTACCTCCGAGTCCGTGTCCGAAGGGCATCCGGACAAGATCGCCGACCAGATCTCCGATGCGGTGCTCGACGCCATCATTGCCCAGGACAAGCACGCCCGCGTGGCTGTGGAAACCCTGGTCAAGACCGGTGTGGCCATCGTTGCCGGCGAAGTCACCACCAGCGCCTGGGTCGACCTGGAGCAGATCGTCCGCGACGTGATCTGCGATATCGGCTACACCAGTTCCGACGTCGGTTTCGACGGCGCCACCTGCGGCGTGCTCAACATCATTGGCAAGCAGTCCCCGGACATCAACCAGGGCGTCGACCGCGCCAAGCCGGAAGATCAGGGCGCTGGCGACCAGGGCCTGATGTTCGGCTACGCCAGCAACGAAACCGACGTGCTGATGCCGGCGCCGATCTGCTTCTCGCACCGCTTGGTCGAGCGTCAGGCCGAAGCGCGCAAGTCCGGCCTGCTGCCGTGGCTGCGCCCGGATGCCAAATCCCAGGTCACCTGCCGCTACGAGAACGGCAAGGTCGCGGCCATCGACGCGGTCGTGCTGTCCACCCAGCACAACCCGGAAGTGAAATACGACGACCTGCGCGAAGGCGTGATGGAGCTGATCGTCAAGCACGTGCTGCCGGCCGAACTGCTGCACAAGGATACCCAGTTCCACATCAACCCGACCGGCCAGTTCATCATCGGTGGCCCAGTGGGCGACTGCGGCCTGACCGGACGCAAGATCATCGTCGACAGCTACGGCGGCATGGCCCGTCACGGCGGCGGCGCCTTCTCCGGCAAGGACCCGTCCAAGGTCGACCGCAGCGCCGCCTACGCCGGCCGCTACGTGGCCAAGAACATCGTCGCCGCCGGCCTGGCCGATCGCTGCGAGATCCAGGTGTCCTACGCCATCGGCGTGGCCCAGCCGACCTCTATCTCGATCAACACCTTCGGCACCCACAAGATCGCCGAAGACAAGATCATCAAACTGGTGCGTGACGTGTTCGACCTGCGCCCCTACGCCATCACCAAGATGCTCGACCTGCTGCACCCGATGTACCAGGACACCGCTGCCTACGGCCACTTCGGCCGCACGCCGCAGTCCAAGACCGTCGGCGACGACAGTTTCACCACCTTCACCTGGGAACGCACCGACAAGGCCGACGACCTGCGCGCCGCTGCCGGCCTGTAA
- a CDS encoding c-type cytochrome encodes MTLKKLLLLTCACLTLAACGGVDPNSPLGKRQAAFKEMLKVSEDLGGMLRNRIPYDEAAFISGAAKLDRLSHEPWQHFPEVADDERSKANAEVWQRQEQFQAMARDLEQATAALVQATTAPPLRRSELEPAVQAVEDSCEACHKAFRAY; translated from the coding sequence ATGACCCTGAAGAAACTCCTGCTGCTCACCTGCGCCTGCCTGACCCTGGCCGCCTGTGGTGGGGTCGACCCCAATTCGCCGTTGGGCAAGCGTCAGGCAGCGTTCAAGGAGATGCTCAAGGTTAGCGAAGACCTCGGTGGGATGCTGCGCAATCGTATTCCCTACGACGAAGCCGCATTCATCAGCGGCGCCGCCAAGCTCGACCGCCTGTCGCACGAGCCCTGGCAGCATTTTCCCGAGGTGGCGGACGACGAGCGCAGCAAGGCCAATGCCGAGGTCTGGCAGCGCCAGGAGCAGTTCCAGGCGATGGCGCGTGATCTGGAGCAGGCCACCGCCGCACTGGTACAGGCCACGACCGCGCCGCCGCTACGTCGCTCCGAACTGGAGCCGGCGGTGCAGGCCGTCGAGGACAGTTGCGAGGCGTGCCACAAGGCGTTTCGCGCTTACTGA
- a CDS encoding DUF1090 domain-containing protein, whose protein sequence is MIRQTALLGLLLAANLNATPILAAEGDSGCAVKRQVLQEKIDAAHKSGNSRELDGLQRALGNVDAHCDDASLHKERLASVKEAREEVQEREMDLREAMGKGDQEKIAKRQAKLAEARAELEQAEAEARADQ, encoded by the coding sequence ATGATCCGTCAAACCGCTTTGCTCGGCCTGCTGCTGGCCGCCAACCTGAACGCCACACCGATTCTGGCCGCCGAGGGCGATAGCGGCTGCGCCGTCAAACGCCAGGTGCTCCAGGAGAAGATCGACGCAGCGCACAAGAGCGGCAACTCGCGAGAACTGGATGGACTGCAAAGAGCACTGGGCAATGTCGATGCCCATTGCGATGACGCGTCACTGCACAAGGAGCGCCTGGCCAGCGTCAAGGAAGCCCGCGAGGAAGTGCAGGAGCGCGAGATGGATCTGCGTGAAGCCATGGGCAAGGGCGATCAGGAGAAGATCGCCAAGCGTCAGGCCAAACTGGCCGAGGCACGCGCCGAACTGGAGCAGGCCGAGGCCGAAGCTCGCGCTGATCAGTAA
- a CDS encoding MAPEG family protein, which produces MTLAYWCVLIAIFLPYLGTATAKFLGPGYGPRANQDPRAFLSTLEGWRKRANNAQLNGFEVTPAFAAAVIIAHQAGGAEQGLLDQLAVAFIVSRVLYFICYLAGWGPVRSLVWFAGMGLIAALFVVSA; this is translated from the coding sequence ATGACCCTCGCCTACTGGTGCGTGCTGATCGCCATCTTTCTGCCCTACCTGGGTACTGCCACAGCCAAGTTCCTTGGCCCCGGCTACGGACCGCGCGCCAATCAGGATCCGCGCGCGTTCCTGAGTACCCTGGAGGGCTGGCGCAAGCGCGCCAACAACGCCCAGCTCAACGGCTTCGAGGTAACCCCGGCGTTCGCTGCCGCGGTGATCATCGCCCACCAGGCCGGCGGTGCCGAGCAGGGGTTGCTCGACCAACTGGCCGTGGCATTCATCGTCAGCCGCGTGCTGTATTTCATCTGCTATCTGGCTGGCTGGGGGCCTGTGCGCTCGCTGGTGTGGTTCGCCGGGATGGGGCTGATCGCGGCGCTGTTCGTGGTGTCCGCCTAG
- the metF gene encoding methylenetetrahydrofolate reductase [NAD(P)H] yields MSQERRYSFEFFPTKTEAGHEKLMDVARQLATYNPDFFSCTYGAGGSTRDRTLNTVLQLDGEIKVPTAPHLSCVGDSKAELRELLNLYKNAGIKRIVALRGDLPSGMGMASGELRYANELVEFIRTETGDHFHIEIAAYPEMHPQARNFEDDIANFVRKAKAGADSAITQYFFNADSYFYFVERVQKLGVDIPVVPGIMPITNYSKLARFSDACGAEIPRWVRKQLEAYGDDADSIRVFGEQVITEMCERLLQGGAPGLHFYSMNLAGPSLAIWNNLKLPR; encoded by the coding sequence ATGAGCCAAGAACGCCGCTACAGCTTCGAGTTCTTCCCCACCAAGACCGAAGCCGGGCACGAAAAACTGATGGACGTGGCGCGCCAGCTGGCGACCTACAACCCCGATTTCTTCTCCTGCACTTACGGCGCCGGCGGTTCGACCCGCGACCGCACCCTCAACACCGTGCTGCAGCTCGATGGCGAGATCAAGGTGCCCACCGCCCCGCACCTGTCCTGCGTGGGTGACAGCAAGGCCGAACTGCGCGAGCTGCTGAACCTGTACAAGAATGCCGGCATCAAACGCATCGTTGCCCTGCGTGGTGACCTGCCATCCGGCATGGGCATGGCCAGCGGCGAGCTGCGCTACGCCAATGAACTGGTCGAGTTCATTCGCACTGAAACCGGTGATCACTTCCATATCGAAATCGCCGCCTACCCTGAGATGCACCCGCAAGCGCGCAACTTCGAGGACGACATCGCCAACTTCGTGCGCAAGGCCAAGGCCGGCGCAGACAGCGCCATCACCCAGTACTTCTTCAACGCCGACAGCTACTTCTACTTCGTCGAGCGCGTGCAGAAACTGGGCGTGGACATTCCGGTGGTGCCGGGCATCATGCCGATCACCAACTACAGCAAGCTGGCACGCTTCTCCGACGCCTGCGGCGCTGAAATTCCACGCTGGGTACGCAAGCAGCTGGAAGCCTACGGCGACGACGCCGACAGCATTCGCGTCTTCGGCGAACAGGTCATCACCGAGATGTGCGAACGCCTGTTGCAAGGCGGCGCGCCCGGTCTGCACTTCTACAGCATGAACCTGGCCGGCCCCAGCCTGGCCATCTGGAACAATCTCAAGCTGCCGCGTTAA
- a CDS encoding methyl-accepting chemotaxis protein, translating to MSATAFFDRLLCAIGLRTLNQQFLFSYALMFLLAVVASVALYLSMSVSPETINVAGAQRMLSQKMTKEALLLREGVLPAATLEATMAQFDAAHRDLLSGNAARNISAIAEPSVQAQMNKVGGLWQGFRTQLQRVVAGDAAVDLKALEKQSVELLREMNQAVGLMAAHAEGSQRRQMWLAFGCVLGILALVVLGRQFGLRPLMHNLNAVEGALTRVGSGDFTRSLDGRQGDNEIGRIFAGYNRMQEQVRGLLAEVKRSGERTGEHVGSVVGAAQSAGDGVRRQYEDLDQVATAMNEMSATVAEVARHAAHAAESARSADDCAQSGKQVVQRSAAQIAELVEQLQRSGEQVQRLEAETGGVGKVLEVITGIAEQTNLLALNAAIEAARAGEAGRGFAVVADEVRTLASRTQQSTGEIQAIIQRLQGGARDAVLAMQRSAALADGNLQHIRQASEALETIVGAVDGINALNAQIATAAEQQSQVAQEIDQRVTHISSLAERSQGETESVVQVSAQIQGEVQQLNSQLGRFRT from the coding sequence ATGTCCGCCACTGCCTTTTTCGACCGCTTGCTCTGTGCCATCGGCCTGCGCACGCTGAATCAGCAATTTCTGTTTTCCTATGCGCTGATGTTTCTGCTCGCGGTGGTCGCCTCGGTGGCGCTGTATCTGAGCATGTCGGTATCGCCGGAGACCATCAATGTCGCCGGCGCGCAGCGCATGCTCAGCCAGAAGATGACCAAGGAGGCGCTGTTGCTGCGTGAAGGCGTCCTGCCCGCTGCGACGCTGGAAGCCACCATGGCGCAGTTCGACGCTGCCCATCGCGACCTGCTGAGTGGCAACGCGGCGCGCAATATCAGTGCCATCGCCGAGCCCAGCGTCCAGGCGCAGATGAACAAGGTCGGTGGTCTCTGGCAGGGCTTTCGTACGCAGCTGCAGCGCGTTGTTGCGGGCGATGCGGCAGTCGACCTCAAGGCCCTGGAGAAGCAGTCGGTCGAGTTGCTGCGCGAGATGAACCAGGCCGTCGGCTTGATGGCCGCGCACGCTGAAGGCAGCCAGCGCCGCCAGATGTGGCTGGCGTTCGGTTGCGTGCTGGGCATTCTGGCGCTGGTGGTGCTGGGCCGTCAGTTCGGCCTGCGCCCGCTGATGCACAACCTCAATGCGGTGGAGGGGGCGCTGACCCGGGTTGGCTCTGGCGACTTCACGCGTAGCCTGGACGGTCGTCAGGGTGACAACGAGATCGGCCGCATCTTCGCGGGTTACAACCGCATGCAGGAGCAGGTGCGTGGCTTGCTGGCGGAGGTCAAGCGCAGTGGTGAGCGTACTGGCGAGCACGTCGGCAGCGTGGTCGGTGCTGCGCAGTCGGCGGGCGATGGTGTGCGTCGTCAGTACGAGGATCTCGATCAGGTCGCCACCGCGATGAATGAAATGAGCGCCACCGTCGCCGAGGTGGCGCGTCACGCTGCCCATGCAGCCGAGTCGGCACGCAGTGCCGATGATTGTGCGCAGAGCGGCAAGCAGGTGGTGCAGCGTAGTGCGGCGCAGATCGCCGAACTGGTGGAACAGCTGCAGCGCAGTGGCGAGCAGGTACAGCGTCTGGAGGCCGAAACCGGTGGTGTCGGCAAGGTGCTCGAAGTGATCACCGGTATCGCCGAACAGACCAATCTGCTGGCGCTCAACGCGGCCATCGAGGCCGCACGCGCCGGCGAGGCAGGGCGTGGCTTCGCCGTGGTCGCCGACGAGGTGCGTACTCTGGCCAGTCGCACCCAGCAATCGACTGGCGAAATCCAGGCGATCATCCAGCGTTTACAGGGCGGGGCGCGTGATGCGGTGCTGGCGATGCAGCGCAGCGCGGCCCTGGCCGACGGCAACCTCCAGCACATTCGTCAGGCCAGTGAGGCGCTGGAGACCATCGTCGGGGCGGTGGATGGCATCAATGCCCTGAACGCGCAGATCGCCACGGCCGCAGAACAGCAGAGCCAGGTGGCGCAGGAGATCGATCAGCGGGTAACGCACATCTCCAGTCTGGCCGAGCGCAGCCAGGGCGAGACCGAGAGCGTGGTGCAGGTCAGTGCACAGATACAGGGCGAGGTGCAGCAACTCAACAGCCAACTGGGGCGCTTCCGTACCTGA
- the ligB gene encoding NAD-dependent DNA ligase LigB, whose translation MKRWIALLLFPLTAQASPCPDWPTDRAKSELAALNQQIAEWDDAYHNQGRSLVADEIYDQARERLQSWHRCFPTARTALADPLAGSSGTIAHPVPQTGLRKLNDAAVAEWINTRDDLWIQPKVDGVAVTLVYRDGVLRQAISRGDGRLGQDWTARARQLPAIPAQLQEPLDAVLQGELYWRLDGHVQGRDGGVGARGKVAGLMARQTLDQQQVDAIGLFVWDWPDGPANMPERLQALQRLGFGDSLHYTQHLRDAKEARSWRQRWFDQPQPFASDGVVLRQGTRPSGARWQAEAPHWAIAWKYPASQALAVVQAVDFSIGRTGRITPILRLQPVDLDERRISRVALGSLQTWEKLDIRPGDQVAIRLAGLTIPRLDQVIWRSPERAIVHAPDPNRYHAMSCWRLSGECQQQFQARLNWLAGKQGLNLPGVGPGTWSTLLAGQKLEGLLDWLALDSEHLQQLPGIGPRRASQLQQAFAQAQQRSLQQWLQALGAPAGFQLGAKDDWATLVARGHAEWMQQPGVSQNSAERLLAFFSHPEVQRLGVQLQEAGTVGFLPQENSPRG comes from the coding sequence ATGAAGCGCTGGATCGCTCTGCTGCTCTTTCCACTCACCGCCCAGGCCAGCCCCTGCCCCGACTGGCCCACTGATCGCGCCAAGTCCGAGCTCGCCGCGCTCAATCAGCAGATCGCCGAGTGGGACGACGCCTATCACAATCAGGGCCGCTCGCTGGTGGCTGATGAAATCTATGACCAGGCCCGCGAGCGCCTGCAATCCTGGCATCGGTGCTTTCCGACCGCCCGCACGGCATTGGCAGACCCTCTGGCTGGCAGCAGCGGAACGATCGCGCACCCGGTGCCGCAGACCGGGCTGCGCAAACTGAACGATGCAGCAGTCGCCGAATGGATCAACACCCGCGACGACCTGTGGATTCAGCCCAAGGTCGACGGTGTCGCGGTCACCCTGGTCTACCGAGACGGCGTGCTGCGACAAGCCATCAGCCGTGGCGATGGACGTCTGGGCCAGGACTGGACAGCCCGCGCACGGCAGCTGCCAGCCATTCCCGCACAGCTGCAGGAACCACTCGATGCCGTGTTGCAGGGCGAGCTCTACTGGCGCCTGGACGGTCACGTGCAAGGCCGCGACGGTGGGGTTGGCGCCCGTGGCAAGGTGGCAGGCCTGATGGCGCGACAAACGCTCGACCAGCAACAGGTCGATGCCATCGGCTTGTTCGTCTGGGATTGGCCGGATGGCCCGGCGAACATGCCAGAGCGCCTGCAAGCCCTGCAGAGACTGGGCTTCGGCGACAGCCTGCACTATACCCAGCACCTGCGGGACGCAAAGGAAGCCCGCAGTTGGCGCCAACGCTGGTTCGATCAGCCGCAACCGTTTGCCAGCGATGGTGTGGTCCTGCGTCAGGGCACGCGGCCATCCGGAGCGCGCTGGCAGGCAGAAGCACCGCACTGGGCGATTGCCTGGAAATACCCGGCCAGCCAGGCGCTGGCCGTGGTGCAGGCGGTGGATTTCAGCATCGGCCGTACTGGACGCATCACGCCGATCCTGCGTTTGCAGCCGGTCGACCTCGACGAGCGGCGCATCAGTCGGGTCGCTCTCGGCTCGCTGCAAACCTGGGAGAAGCTGGACATACGCCCCGGCGATCAGGTGGCGATACGCCTGGCCGGCCTGACCATTCCACGCCTCGACCAGGTGATCTGGCGCAGCCCGGAGCGCGCAATAGTGCACGCTCCCGATCCCAATCGATACCACGCCATGAGTTGCTGGCGGCTCAGTGGCGAGTGCCAGCAACAGTTCCAGGCACGCCTGAACTGGCTCGCCGGCAAACAGGGGCTGAACCTGCCCGGCGTGGGACCAGGCACCTGGAGCACGCTATTGGCGGGGCAGAAACTGGAGGGTCTGCTCGATTGGCTGGCACTCGATAGCGAGCACCTGCAACAGCTGCCGGGTATCGGCCCAAGGCGCGCCTCGCAGCTGCAGCAGGCCTTCGCCCAGGCCCAGCAGCGCTCACTGCAGCAATGGCTGCAGGCTCTCGGTGCACCAGCTGGTTTCCAGCTCGGCGCGAAGGATGACTGGGCCACGCTAGTGGCTCGCGGCCACGCCGAATGGATGCAGCAACCCGGCGTGAGCCAGAACAGCGCCGAGCGCCTGTTGGCGTTCTTCAGCCACCCGGAGGTTCAGCGCCTGGGCGTGCAACTGCAGGAGGCCGGCACCGTCGGTTTCCTGCCGCAGGAAAATTCACCGCGCGGTTGA
- a CDS encoding LysR family transcriptional regulator: protein MNLHHLKVFLAVAEAGSISAGAERLHISQPAVTREIRDLEASLDLRLFDRQPRGVQLTEGGLRLHDYARRIFALERAAERDLRDFAQLEQGELHLGASATLGAYLLPPLLTRFRALHPQIFVSLEVSNTDVVTRQLDEGRISLGFVEGPFAQADYAHRLLARDALLPVASPLHPLARAERLEARDLQAYPLYMREPGSGARASIEQAYRDHGLEPQAGMAIGSTEALKRLLADGQGIAWLSQRVVERELASGELQRLAVQDLQIERELHVLWRLGTSLSPAPAAFLQLSQAPG, encoded by the coding sequence ATGAATCTGCACCATCTCAAGGTCTTTCTGGCCGTGGCAGAAGCCGGCAGCATCAGCGCCGGAGCCGAGCGCCTGCACATCAGCCAACCCGCCGTAACGCGGGAAATTCGCGACCTCGAAGCCAGCCTCGACCTGCGCCTGTTCGATCGCCAGCCACGCGGCGTGCAACTGACCGAAGGAGGCCTGCGTCTGCACGACTATGCGCGGCGCATCTTCGCCCTGGAGCGCGCCGCCGAACGCGACCTGCGTGACTTCGCCCAACTGGAGCAGGGCGAGCTGCATCTGGGCGCCAGCGCCACGCTCGGCGCCTACCTGCTGCCGCCCCTGCTCACCCGTTTTCGCGCCCTGCATCCGCAGATATTCGTCAGCCTGGAAGTCAGCAACACCGACGTCGTGACCCGGCAACTGGACGAAGGCCGCATCAGCCTGGGCTTCGTCGAAGGCCCGTTCGCCCAGGCCGACTACGCGCATCGCCTGCTGGCGCGCGATGCCCTGCTTCCGGTGGCATCGCCGCTGCACCCGCTGGCCAGGGCCGAGCGCCTTGAGGCCCGCGACCTGCAGGCGTACCCGCTGTACATGCGCGAACCTGGCTCTGGCGCTCGCGCCAGTATCGAGCAGGCCTATCGCGACCACGGACTGGAGCCACAGGCCGGCATGGCCATCGGTAGCACCGAAGCGCTCAAGCGCCTGCTCGCCGACGGCCAAGGCATCGCCTGGCTGTCGCAGCGGGTGGTCGAACGTGAACTGGCCAGCGGCGAACTGCAGCGCTTGGCGGTGCAGGACCTGCAGATCGAGCGTGAACTGCATGTGCTGTGGCGGCTTGGTACCAGCCTGAGCCCGGCTCCCGCCGCTTTTCTGCAACTGAGCCAGGCGCCAGGCTAG
- the ahcY gene encoding adenosylhomocysteinase, with the protein MSAFNDYKVADISLADWGRKELIIAESEMPALMGLRRKYAASQPLKGAKILGCIHMTIQTGVLIETLTALGAEVRWSSCNIFSTQDQAAAAIAAAGIPVFAWKGETEEEYEWCIEQTILKDGQPWDANMVLDDGGDLTEILHKKYPQMLERIHGVTEETTTGVHRLLDMLKAGTLKVPAINVNDAVTKSKNDNKYGCRHSLNDAIKRGTDHLLSGKQALVIGYGDVGKGSAQSLRQEGMIVKVSEIDPICAMQACMDGFELVSPYKNGINDGTEASVDAALLGKIDLIVTTTGNVNVCDAGMLKALKKRAVVCNIGHFDNEIDTAFMRKNWAWEEVKPQVHKIHRTGAGTFDPTNDDYLILLAEGRLVNLGNATGHPSRIMDGSFANQVLAQIFLFEQKFADLSAEKKAERLTVEVLPKKLDEEVALEMVKGFGGVVTQLTKQQAEYIGVTVEGPFKPDAYRY; encoded by the coding sequence ATGAGCGCTTTCAACGACTACAAGGTCGCCGACATTTCCCTGGCCGATTGGGGCCGCAAAGAGCTGATCATCGCCGAATCCGAGATGCCGGCACTGATGGGCCTGCGCCGCAAGTACGCCGCCAGCCAACCGCTGAAAGGCGCGAAGATCCTCGGCTGCATTCACATGACCATCCAGACTGGCGTGCTGATCGAGACGCTTACCGCCCTGGGCGCCGAAGTCCGCTGGTCCTCCTGCAACATCTTCTCCACCCAGGACCAGGCCGCTGCCGCCATCGCCGCTGCCGGTATCCCGGTGTTCGCCTGGAAAGGTGAAACCGAAGAAGAGTACGAGTGGTGCATCGAGCAGACCATCCTCAAGGACGGCCAGCCGTGGGACGCCAACATGGTGCTGGACGACGGCGGTGACCTGACCGAGATCCTGCACAAGAAATACCCGCAGATGCTCGAGCGCATCCACGGCGTCACCGAAGAGACCACCACCGGCGTGCACCGTCTGCTCGACATGCTCAAGGCCGGCACCCTGAAAGTCCCGGCGATCAACGTCAACGACGCCGTAACCAAGAGCAAGAACGACAACAAGTACGGCTGCCGCCACAGCCTCAACGATGCCATCAAGCGCGGCACCGACCACCTGCTGTCGGGCAAGCAGGCGCTGGTCATCGGCTACGGTGACGTCGGCAAGGGCTCGGCGCAGTCGCTGCGTCAGGAAGGCATGATCGTCAAGGTTTCCGAGATCGACCCGATCTGCGCCATGCAGGCCTGCATGGATGGCTTCGAGCTGGTTTCGCCGTACAAGAACGGCATCAACGACGGCACCGAGGCCAGCGTCGACGCTGCGCTGCTGGGCAAGATCGACCTGATCGTCACCACCACCGGCAACGTCAATGTGTGCGACGCCGGCATGCTCAAGGCCCTGAAGAAGCGTGCCGTGGTGTGCAACATCGGCCACTTCGACAACGAGATCGACACCGCCTTCATGCGCAAGAACTGGGCGTGGGAAGAGGTCAAGCCGCAGGTGCACAAGATCCACCGCACCGGTGCCGGTACCTTCGATCCGACCAACGACGACTACCTGATCCTGCTGGCCGAAGGCCGTCTGGTGAACCTGGGCAACGCCACTGGCCACCCGAGCCGAATCATGGACGGCTCGTTCGCCAACCAGGTACTGGCGCAGATATTCCTGTTCGAGCAGAAGTTCGCCGACCTCTCCGCCGAGAAGAAGGCCGAGCGCCTGACCGTCGAAGTACTGCCGAAGAAGCTCGACGAAGAAGTGGCGCTGGAAATGGTCAAGGGCTTCGGCGGTGTGGTCACCCAGCTGACCAAGCAGCAGGCCGAGTACATCGGCGTGACCGTGGAAGGCCCGTTCAAGCCGGACGCTTACCGCTACTAA